The region tttcatcaaaataattcAGAAGCGAATTAGAAATGAATCTTTTTGTAGAGAGTCAGAAATACAAGATTGTGGACAGAATAACGTATCTTTATCACGAAATGTTAAAGCAGAAATAAAGAGTATATCTACCTGTATAGACAATGAGAAAAATTCTAGAAAAAAGAGCTCGTCAAAGTCTTATTCGAAAAGAAAatcttcaataataaaaaaattaagaacacACACAAACTTACAAGGAAAAGAAATAGAACTTATAGCTGATGCAATAGCCAAGACATTAAAAGAATTGTCGCTTTCAAAGAGTCAACAAGATTTATATACCAAGAAAacattattagaaattattagtgAGCCAGATAGCggcaattacaaaaatattatcaaatgttGCAAAGAAAGGGTGTTTGCAAGATATAAGTCACACAATAGTTTATGTAGTGGCAGTGACGTGATTAATCATTCGGGCTCTTCAAAAGCGCAACCTAAAATATCAACTCCCCATGATGACTTATCAAAAACTACCTTCAAAATACATATTGAGTCAGATTTCCATGAAGAACCATCTtacaataatactaataaagCACATATAATTATGGATCACGATTTGAGTCAATCTCTTAGTAGAAAACAAGAAAAACGAAATACAACTCCACAAAAAGAGTTACTGAAAAAGTTTCACTGCAAAGAGCCGtacaataaagataaaattaaaggatcaattaaaaaattaactgcactaaaagaattattaaacgAGTCAACTCAAAGACAATGTTTTGTTCGTGAACAtttacttaaaacaaataatattgaagAAACAAATTATAAGAGTTTTGAAAAcgatataagttttaaaaaagctccacaaaagaaagatttattgaaaaaattattaaatgaaaataatatctgtAAAGAAATCAATGACAGTACTAAAGAAGGGGCCAATaaagaattaacaataaaatatcggCCAGGAgattctattaaaatatttaataatcatgGTAGTGCTAACAAAACTTCCGGCCTGTCAAAGCAGTATGAAACATCAACACCTCAAAAAGAGTTATCAAGTCTGTCATACCCACCGTTAAAGTCAGTTAATAGTGCAGATACATATAACCAGAGTAACGAAGACCTACATCCATCAAAAGATCTATCATCTACAGTGCAAAAAGAAATGTCAAACAAACTTGTTGACAAAGAACCTTCAAAAGATGAGAATCGAAACACAACTCCACGAATACACTTTCAATCAATATCCAAAGAGCCTTTTAGTACAACAAGTTATATGAAAGAGTCAAATAATAATCAAAGCCTAAGAGAGCCCTCAATCTTGTCACAAACTGGAATACGTATTCCACGTCCACAAAAAGAGAATTTTAGAAAAACATATTCAACTATTTCGTCAGATCCGACATCGATTCAATCTTATACCCCGAAGAATAGGGAATACATTACCTATAACCAAACTTTAGAAAATGATCCTGGCTTGCGAAAAGCTTCACAATTAAAAAACATGTTGGTACATTGTTTAAATGAAATGGACAGAAAGACAGCTAATggcaataaaaaatgtaatttagtCAGCAATTCTAAGTCGatgtttcaaaatataaaagatttgTTGTCGAAGTGGTTGAATGATATACAGCTTACAAGCATCAACGAAAAAATGGTTGATATTTTAACCCAAGACATACTTGATCGACAAAAGTACTTACAGATTTCGAATAGTGTACCGTCTTATAACGAAGAGCAAAATTACCTAAAAAGTCAAATTTTTAAGAGATTCAATAATTTTGCAAATGATAAAGATCTGTCTCGAGCGTTACAGAATACTTCCgatttatttgataaattaaaagtaCATTTGCAGATATACCGTTTAATAAGTAAGAAAAGTTTTAATACTAGGAAAAGCTTCGAACAAATAATTGGGTCTATAGATAATACGCTATCATTTATTCGAACTGTAATACCGGGACCGGTAAAGAGGtcgtttgcagcaatatggtgAAGACAAAATGCTttgaaaagaaattaataaatggCAATAAAGTATCGTAAGCAATTAAATCGTCGAAAATACTACCTATAACACAAAAGCCatcaaatgaaaaaatacttttCATATAATGTCTTCACGTAGAAGCTCACAACACCAAACGGTTCAAACTTACCGTAAAGATCGTCGAAAAGGAATATGTTCAAATGACTGGAGCACCATAaccgtcaattttttttaactaatgcTACTATCTcaagtgaaaaaaatatgaaattatctGTATCTGATGATCAAAATAACACACGGTGAGacagttatttattatacatattttcgAAAAGTACTCTTAGTGTTAGTATTTATCCCCGATATTCTGTGTATTGTGGTTAGTctcctaaatatattttgaaactcTTAAGCGGCGTCTCAAGCATACAAACAAGTCTTATtaagcaataaaataatcaaataatagTACCTAATatgatgtaaaaaataaatgccaacTAGAATATATTATTGGCAGTTATCATAATCTTCATCGTTAGCGTATTCATATTGTTTCGTTTAGTGTTTTAAGTGATTTGATTTTCACGTCATTAAACATTTTTGTTGGAatgatttgtttattttttatgaaaactttagtatcgttgtgatttgaaagtctatgaaacgaaaaagcgacaataaaatgagacagacacataaattcataagatttaacgtgggagaaaatgagaaggAAGgaaggaagcattatacagtgttctggtaccaggcaatcatagtCGAAGAAAGGTTTGTCTtttgtatgacgcgagtataccttaatatattctgatgtCATGCggacgacgtattactacatagactcCAGGAGAACTTTAATATAGTAGCCGTGatagtaatgtatttaatagcgtttgaaatcatgtgtcatcctagcatcgtgtaccaggacttcatatgcagttaagCACAAtacaggtttcacttctgacatatgTACTTTTTACGCAGGATTTTTTTTTGCTGTACTTGTTAAC is a window of Leptidea sinapis chromosome 23, ilLepSina1.1, whole genome shotgun sequence DNA encoding:
- the LOC126971344 gene encoding uncharacterized protein LOC126971344; this encodes MDGDTEDRFLVHGLYDAAPAVTLHNCSHSGPEIDRRVRKQERSSRKCASQHYEKTSRQPNAGQTPSSGQYRLDLESERHSSGFRAEGVEVTNYQKFTPRKAAEDIASTRETLSKNRHNMSENSETIGSKLNRRSCLCHTECKKQQLKLLEESKDLNVQKEVWTGYNITSSTNLNPNRRNDNSEMRSKQAKQEVKKRFREFEKWKQNEEKYFANNENYDKNHHIKSYIQNWLQDTTGMCLSSKSLRELSQKLISNLDLDEIRNTNTLLKSESLSNENLRHKGMDWLNTNPVILSSNTKENMKDLKKSFQKITSSNTEDSKIRKKYNCTIDDWLQQVIERKNTQTDAPVKKDFIHNLLRKLKKQPESCHFSSLHKEIWKWLKSLTHENIVGDEYLKKVTILLTRTITDIVTADADEIVAENDVNYWLVLISDLLGAEISDTNTEHFIKIIQKRIRNESFCRESEIQDCGQNNVSLSRNVKAEIKSISTCIDNEKNSRKKSSSKSYSKRKSSIIKKLRTHTNLQGKEIELIADAIAKTLKELSLSKSQQDLYTKKTLLEIISEPDSGNYKNIIKCCKERVFARYKSHNSLCSGSDVINHSGSSKAQPKISTPHDDLSKTTFKIHIESDFHEEPSYNNTNKAHIIMDHDLSQSLSRKQEKRNTTPQKELLKKFHCKEPYNKDKIKGSIKKLTALKELLNESTQRQCFVREHLLKTNNIEETNYKSFENDISFKKAPQKKDLLKKLLNENNICKEINDSTKEGANKELTIKYRPGDSIKIFNNHGSANKTSGLSKQYETSTPQKELSSLSYPPLKSVNSADTYNQSNEDLHPSKDLSSTVQKEMSNKLVDKEPSKDENRNTTPRIHFQSISKEPFSTTSYMKESNNNQSLREPSILSQTGIRIPRPQKENFRKTYSTISSDPTSIQSYTPKNREYITYNQTLENDPGLRKASQLKNMLVHCLNEMDRKTANGNKKCNLVSNSKSMFQNIKDLLSKWLNDIQLTSINEKMVDILTQDILDRQKYLQISNSVPSYNEEQNYLKSQIFKRFNNFANDKDLSRALQNTSDLFDKLKVHLQIYRLISKKSFNTRKSFEQIIGSIDNTLSFIRTVIPGPVKRSFAAIW